In one Acetomicrobium sp. S15 = DSM 107314 genomic region, the following are encoded:
- a CDS encoding chemotaxis protein CheV, with amino-acid sequence MDEERILTEVGTNEWQVVVFLLGDQPYAINVDKTREILRWTGVRPVPQSHPAMLGITTVRGEVIPLVDLRTYLGIKPNVPLEQSKVIVAEFNQMKLGFVVDGVERIYRINSEELDASLTGGFLGEDALYVIKREGRNILLLDYERIVQMVNPSLAKELTPDTVRLKESGQSVVDPDRYKILVAEDSPLIRRLIQEALAEGGFHNVEMVSHGKAAWDRLADEEDRFDLVITDIEMPKMDGLTLTKRIKEHQRLKDIPVVVFSSIMADDIKRKAVSAGADGQITKPEINSLVELVCKLLNEKRSGR; translated from the coding sequence ATGGACGAGGAGCGTATTCTCACAGAAGTCGGGACTAATGAGTGGCAAGTCGTGGTATTCTTGTTAGGAGATCAGCCATATGCCATCAACGTGGACAAGACCAGAGAAATCCTGCGATGGACCGGCGTGCGTCCTGTGCCCCAGTCCCACCCTGCAATGCTTGGCATAACTACGGTGCGAGGCGAGGTCATACCTCTTGTGGATCTGCGGACGTATCTCGGGATAAAGCCCAATGTTCCCCTCGAACAGAGCAAGGTCATAGTGGCGGAATTCAATCAAATGAAACTGGGCTTTGTGGTGGATGGGGTAGAGCGCATTTACCGCATAAACTCCGAAGAGCTCGACGCCTCGCTCACGGGCGGCTTTTTGGGAGAGGATGCCCTTTACGTTATAAAGAGGGAGGGGCGCAACATTCTGCTTTTGGACTATGAACGGATCGTCCAGATGGTGAATCCTTCGTTAGCCAAGGAGCTTACACCCGATACGGTGCGCCTCAAAGAATCAGGTCAAAGCGTAGTGGATCCTGACCGTTATAAGATCTTGGTGGCCGAAGACTCTCCTTTGATCCGCCGCCTCATTCAAGAGGCGTTGGCTGAGGGAGGTTTCCACAATGTGGAAATGGTGAGCCATGGAAAGGCCGCGTGGGACCGCCTGGCCGATGAGGAAGATCGCTTCGATTTGGTCATTACCGATATAGAGATGCCCAAAATGGACGGTCTCACGCTCACCAAGCGCATAAAGGAGCATCAGCGTCTCAAAGACATACCTGTAGTAGTGTTCTCCTCGATCATGGCAGACGACATAAAGCGCAAAGCTGTAAGCGCCGGCGCCGATGGACAGATTACAAAGCCGGAGATCAATAGCCTCGTTGAGCTGGTATGTAAATTATTGAACGAAAAGAGGAGTGGACGATAG
- a CDS encoding AAA family ATPase — MRLIDLHVRDILGLKSASLSFEPGAVAIVGPNGAGKSSILDALLLALFGESTPVRPVKHGELVRVGSSRGEVACLFEAKGLCYRVRRAFGKERRQEAFLERQEGEEWLPIASTVREVNLQIAKVLNPWDRTLSENDVKRLKEAFLSTAFIPQGLVTRIVDSTPTERWQVLSAVLGLEAEEALQEGAKELGRIASASEASIKGKIEALRHELEALPEEEKLLSRLLNLEKKIGERKERLQGLRVALEARRKLDDLVLRERSAQLSLKEAEMRQAKLQRRLRMAQASSALSQLREAASKFGSSKSELRCREIKLKEIENRLFRLEEQRDELRKAYTEAQAARKVIEPLASRVDLAMEARRLLDRAKEMSARTAGLSQKIDGLICEREKAELKLLSARRQELERTFNQILEEHRKYGRELAEAVSSVRCSLLAWLSFLAPDGVLYVEEIKKRLNVAELARTLEASGLQRALSKWASLKQRCYDSLFRGQRVRQELMSLPAPDSEEQVEEQAEVLEKRIGELRSIEQKMTGQLALCVEESDRIERNLKAFPEDLADEEKIDLIIEAARAREKLLVQIDEIRDRGERVNEGIRPLEREAERERLEISALKGRMAQELDDLRRSSSEWRKLQSLNKWTVEELRSAVVESFPPVEASEVLKVRAEYEGALRALEAAKEELKQFLSGLPSEPPSREVLEAAIADEDKAFESVVGQLSTERSALEHRRYLEKSLKAARDEHRALELPLRAATKLVKLTQGRGFIQYVSNRITAEILVWVNEQLSDKPWRLFSRDGVIGVIQGGEERPASGLSGGERSLVALLMLRCLAMRLGFQGVLFIDEGLAMLDDAHLEQMVDVLNAMGQRAFVGVITHEPDVAAAFPRRWEVDDGRVSLR, encoded by the coding sequence ATGAGGCTGATCGATCTCCATGTGCGCGACATATTGGGTCTTAAATCTGCTTCTTTATCCTTTGAACCAGGGGCCGTAGCTATAGTTGGCCCCAATGGCGCTGGCAAGAGTTCCATCCTCGATGCCTTGTTATTGGCGCTATTCGGCGAGTCAACCCCTGTGAGGCCGGTAAAACACGGCGAACTCGTGAGAGTCGGTTCAAGCCGTGGCGAGGTAGCGTGTCTCTTCGAAGCTAAGGGCCTCTGTTACAGGGTTCGCCGAGCTTTCGGCAAAGAGCGCCGCCAGGAGGCATTTCTCGAGCGCCAAGAGGGCGAAGAGTGGCTACCGATTGCGTCAACTGTCCGAGAGGTGAATCTTCAGATAGCCAAAGTGCTGAATCCATGGGATAGGACGCTCTCGGAAAACGACGTCAAGAGACTTAAGGAGGCTTTTTTATCCACGGCCTTCATACCTCAAGGGCTCGTAACGCGTATTGTGGACTCAACCCCTACAGAGCGATGGCAGGTGCTTTCTGCTGTCCTCGGCCTGGAAGCTGAAGAAGCGCTTCAAGAGGGGGCAAAAGAATTAGGGCGCATCGCCTCCGCGAGCGAAGCCTCGATCAAAGGGAAAATAGAGGCGCTTCGGCACGAACTTGAAGCTTTGCCCGAAGAAGAAAAATTACTTTCGAGGCTCCTGAATTTGGAGAAGAAAATAGGCGAGCGAAAAGAGCGCCTCCAGGGCTTGAGGGTCGCCTTAGAGGCCAGAAGGAAGCTCGATGACCTCGTACTTCGCGAAAGGAGCGCGCAGTTAAGCCTCAAAGAGGCCGAAATGCGGCAGGCTAAGCTGCAGAGGCGGCTTCGTATGGCTCAGGCTTCTTCTGCTCTCTCTCAGCTCAGAGAGGCAGCTTCAAAATTCGGATCCTCCAAGTCTGAACTTCGCTGTCGCGAGATTAAACTTAAAGAAATCGAAAACAGGCTTTTTCGCCTTGAAGAACAACGCGACGAATTGCGCAAGGCTTACACAGAGGCTCAGGCTGCAAGGAAAGTGATAGAACCCTTGGCGTCGCGTGTCGATCTCGCAATGGAAGCTCGCAGGCTCTTGGATAGGGCAAAGGAGATGAGCGCTCGCACTGCAGGGCTATCTCAGAAAATCGACGGGCTAATTTGCGAGCGAGAAAAAGCCGAGCTTAAACTCTTGTCGGCCAGACGCCAGGAGCTTGAGAGGACGTTCAACCAGATACTGGAAGAGCATCGTAAATACGGCAGAGAGCTAGCCGAGGCCGTTTCGAGTGTGCGCTGTTCCCTCCTGGCATGGCTTTCGTTTCTCGCACCTGACGGCGTTCTGTACGTCGAAGAGATAAAAAAGAGGCTGAACGTCGCCGAATTGGCGCGCACGCTCGAAGCCTCTGGATTGCAGCGTGCATTGTCCAAGTGGGCTTCGCTCAAGCAGCGCTGCTACGACTCGCTATTTCGAGGACAGAGAGTGCGTCAGGAGCTCATGTCGCTTCCTGCGCCCGACAGCGAAGAGCAAGTAGAAGAGCAAGCTGAAGTCTTAGAGAAACGAATAGGTGAGTTGCGCTCAATAGAACAAAAAATGACAGGGCAGCTTGCCCTGTGTGTTGAGGAAAGCGATAGGATCGAAAGGAACCTGAAGGCGTTTCCTGAAGATCTGGCGGATGAGGAAAAAATTGATTTGATCATCGAGGCGGCACGCGCGAGAGAGAAGCTCTTGGTGCAGATCGATGAGATAAGAGATCGCGGAGAGAGGGTCAACGAAGGGATACGCCCGCTTGAGAGAGAGGCGGAGCGAGAGCGCCTGGAGATCAGCGCCCTAAAGGGGAGAATGGCACAGGAGCTCGACGACCTACGGCGCTCCTCTTCGGAGTGGAGGAAATTGCAGAGCCTCAACAAGTGGACGGTGGAAGAGCTAAGGAGCGCCGTCGTCGAATCTTTTCCGCCGGTCGAAGCGAGCGAAGTCTTAAAAGTTAGAGCAGAATATGAAGGGGCTCTTCGCGCTCTCGAGGCTGCGAAGGAAGAATTAAAGCAATTTTTAAGTGGTTTGCCGAGCGAGCCCCCATCTCGTGAGGTTTTAGAAGCGGCAATAGCTGACGAAGACAAGGCCTTCGAATCTGTTGTAGGTCAGCTTTCAACCGAGCGCTCGGCGTTAGAACATCGAAGATACCTTGAAAAGAGCCTTAAAGCGGCGAGAGATGAACACCGTGCCCTTGAGTTGCCGCTAAGGGCGGCGACCAAGCTGGTCAAGCTCACCCAGGGCAGGGGTTTCATTCAGTATGTGAGCAATCGAATTACGGCGGAGATATTGGTTTGGGTTAACGAGCAGCTATCGGACAAGCCGTGGCGTTTGTTTTCGAGAGATGGTGTCATTGGGGTGATTCAGGGTGGTGAAGAACGCCCCGCATCGGGCCTTTCTGGCGGCGAGCGCTCATTAGTGGCATTGCTCATGTTGCGTTGTCTTGCGATGAGGCTTGGTTTTCAGGGCGTCCTCTTTATAGACGAAGGATTAGCCATGCTTGACGACGCACACCTTGAGCAGATGGTGGACGTTTTAAATGCGATGGGGCAGAGGGCCTTTGTGGGAGTGATAACCCATGAGCCCGATGTAGCTGCGGCTTTTCCGCGCCGCTGGGAGGTCGACGACGGGAGGGTGTCACTAAGATGA
- the kamA gene encoding lysine 2,3-aminomutase has translation MRDYRDITLWKDAKEEDWNDWRWQLANRITTVKELRQIVPLSDEEASTIEQSLARLRMAITPYYASLMDTSDSTCPIRLQAIPTLLETHISAADLHDPLHEDVDSPTPGLTHRYPDRVLLLVTDQCSMYCRHCTRRRHAGETDKAFPKDKIERCIEYVSQTPSVRDVLVSGGDPLTLDDELLEWILSELRDIPHVEIIRIGSRMPVVCPQRITEKLCAMLKKYHPLWFNTHFNHPKEITEESKRACAMLADAGIPLGNQSVLLRGVNDSPYIFRELNQQLLRLRVRPYYIYQCDLSEGIEHFRTSVGKGIEIMEYLRGHTSGMAVPTFIVDAPGGGGKIPVMPNYVISRSDRKVILRNYEGVIVAYSEPENAMSHTERLYHHEEYEKRQKAFSREGLAQLFDGQRLSIEPADLSRRNRSKLRKDR, from the coding sequence ATGCGAGATTATAGGGATATAACCCTGTGGAAAGATGCAAAGGAGGAAGATTGGAACGATTGGAGGTGGCAGCTCGCCAACAGAATAACTACAGTAAAAGAACTGCGTCAGATAGTCCCTTTGAGCGATGAAGAGGCTTCCACTATAGAACAGAGCCTCGCCCGCCTTAGAATGGCCATAACTCCATATTATGCCTCTCTCATGGACACTTCCGACTCGACATGTCCAATACGCTTGCAGGCCATTCCTACGCTGCTGGAGACCCACATTTCAGCTGCCGATCTGCACGATCCTCTGCATGAGGATGTCGACTCGCCCACACCTGGCCTTACACATCGCTATCCGGACAGGGTCCTGTTGTTGGTCACGGATCAATGTTCGATGTATTGCCGCCACTGCACGCGCCGCCGCCACGCCGGCGAAACCGATAAGGCATTCCCTAAGGACAAGATAGAACGCTGCATAGAATATGTCAGCCAGACGCCGTCAGTGAGAGATGTGTTGGTCTCAGGCGGTGACCCGTTGACACTGGATGACGAACTTCTTGAATGGATCCTCTCCGAGCTGAGAGATATCCCTCATGTGGAGATTATAAGAATAGGCTCTCGCATGCCGGTCGTCTGCCCTCAAAGGATCACAGAAAAGCTGTGCGCAATGCTAAAAAAATATCACCCTTTATGGTTCAATACGCACTTTAACCATCCCAAAGAGATCACCGAAGAGTCGAAGAGAGCCTGTGCAATGCTCGCCGATGCCGGGATTCCCCTGGGAAATCAGTCAGTGCTTTTGAGAGGAGTAAACGATTCCCCCTATATTTTTAGGGAGCTCAATCAGCAGCTTTTGAGGCTCAGGGTGCGGCCCTATTACATATACCAGTGCGACCTCTCCGAGGGGATTGAGCACTTCAGGACATCGGTCGGCAAAGGGATAGAGATCATGGAATATCTCCGCGGTCACACATCTGGCATGGCCGTGCCCACGTTCATCGTCGACGCTCCAGGCGGAGGGGGCAAAATTCCCGTCATGCCGAATTATGTGATATCTCGTTCGGACAGGAAGGTCATATTGAGGAATTACGAGGGCGTCATCGTCGCATATTCCGAACCGGAAAATGCGATGAGCCATACCGAGAGACTGTATCACCATGAAGAATACGAAAAGCGTCAGAAGGCCTTTTCGAGAGAGGGATTAGCTCAACTCTTCGACGGACAGAGGCTATCTATAGAGCCGGCAGATCTATCCAGAAGAAATCGCTCTAAGCTGCGGAAGGACAGGTAA
- a CDS encoding HDIG domain-containing metalloprotein — MDLSREKAWQLLVSHNKEDAHLKHALAVEAAMRHFARRAGEDEELWGIVGLLHDLDYEEFPTIEEHTRKAVVWLEEEGYPPEVIRAVQAHGWDINGVEPRSLMEKTIYALDELTGFVIAVALVRPSKSLNDLEVKSVKKKWKDKAFARGVDRAVIEKGAELLGEPLDTLIQEVINALRPIEKELGLG; from the coding sequence GTGGATCTCAGCAGAGAAAAGGCATGGCAATTGCTTGTGTCTCACAATAAAGAAGATGCCCATTTGAAACACGCTCTCGCTGTTGAGGCGGCCATGAGACATTTCGCTCGCCGCGCCGGCGAAGACGAGGAGCTTTGGGGGATAGTAGGACTGCTTCACGATTTAGATTACGAGGAGTTCCCGACTATAGAAGAACATACTCGAAAGGCAGTCGTCTGGCTCGAAGAAGAAGGCTACCCACCTGAGGTGATAAGGGCTGTTCAGGCTCACGGTTGGGATATAAACGGCGTGGAGCCTCGATCGCTCATGGAAAAGACCATTTACGCGCTGGACGAGCTCACCGGTTTTGTCATCGCCGTCGCCTTGGTGCGTCCCAGCAAGTCACTGAACGACCTCGAGGTCAAATCCGTCAAAAAGAAGTGGAAAGACAAGGCCTTCGCCCGAGGTGTGGATCGCGCTGTGATCGAAAAGGGTGCGGAATTATTGGGCGAGCCCCTCGATACGTTGATCCAGGAAGTGATAAATGCCCTAAGACCTATAGAGAAGGAACTCGGTTTGGGTTAA
- a CDS encoding metallophosphoesterase family protein, protein MRMLVTGDWHVGARTWGIDRLDEAREGLRQVCCLAEAFCVECIVVLGDVFDHFRYPGEDAVTLVASSLRRLLDQPQHPMVLLLKGNHDWSGIKVWEILEGESRLKIVNQPTSINLGPYRLLLMPYLRLHQLPPEGIIKLLEDAWAQSSPQGIPIAMAHLAIEGSAPADFEVTLPIDGLMGLGVETAVCGHIHRHGDIPLKAKTFKAFYCGPLFRLDFAEEGKPLGCFLIEEGSLRALRLEGRPLKTLKYADENEAMIKLESDLNRLSSDAFVRVALQGASLNDAQLFERFRALERGGQIVTVFAIRPQREGEDDSLYELNVNELWKRYVGEMEQDDVLRDMLCEAGISLLHGDDPSTIWERLSSIGRMRQ, encoded by the coding sequence ATGCGGATGCTGGTCACCGGGGACTGGCATGTGGGGGCTCGCACGTGGGGCATAGACAGGCTCGATGAAGCGCGCGAAGGCCTAAGGCAAGTTTGTTGCTTAGCTGAAGCTTTTTGTGTAGAGTGCATTGTAGTGCTTGGCGATGTCTTCGATCATTTTCGTTATCCTGGTGAAGATGCGGTGACGTTGGTCGCTTCGTCCTTGAGGCGCCTTTTGGACCAGCCGCAGCACCCAATGGTTTTGCTACTAAAGGGCAACCACGACTGGAGCGGCATAAAAGTATGGGAGATCCTCGAAGGGGAAAGCCGCCTCAAAATCGTAAACCAACCCACGAGCATCAATCTCGGTCCTTACAGGCTATTGCTCATGCCATATCTCAGATTGCATCAACTGCCACCCGAAGGCATTATAAAGTTGTTGGAAGACGCGTGGGCACAATCTTCACCACAGGGAATCCCCATAGCCATGGCGCATCTTGCCATAGAGGGGAGCGCGCCGGCTGACTTTGAGGTTACGCTTCCCATCGACGGCCTTATGGGGCTTGGCGTAGAGACAGCTGTTTGCGGTCATATCCACAGGCATGGTGATATACCTTTAAAAGCCAAGACGTTTAAGGCATTCTATTGCGGTCCGCTCTTTCGTTTGGACTTTGCAGAGGAAGGCAAACCGTTGGGCTGTTTTTTGATCGAGGAAGGGTCTCTGCGGGCTCTAAGGCTGGAAGGGAGACCGCTGAAGACGCTCAAGTATGCCGATGAAAATGAAGCTATGATCAAGCTTGAATCGGACTTGAACCGTCTTTCCTCCGATGCCTTCGTGCGCGTCGCTCTTCAAGGGGCGAGCCTCAACGATGCACAACTCTTCGAGCGCTTCAGGGCTTTGGAGCGGGGAGGGCAAATCGTCACCGTCTTTGCCATCCGACCTCAGAGGGAAGGAGAAGACGACTCTCTGTATGAATTGAACGTAAACGAGCTGTGGAAGCGCTACGTAGGTGAAATGGAGCAAGACGACGTATTGAGGGATATGCTTTGCGAGGCCGGCATTTCTCTTTTACATGGCGATGACCCCTCGACGATCTGGGAGAGATTGAGCAGCATCGGGAGGATGCGGCAATGA
- the malQ gene encoding 4-alpha-glucanotransferase produces MDKTPNDCVGLDRRRSGLLLHISSIPSVFGVGDFGPEAHRFVDLLAETGQSLWQVLPLNPTDGGSDHSPYSSISAFAGNAFFISPELLAEDGLLKGEELKPIGYGSDVVDYDKAAYLKGPLLEKVCQRFSCDHDFESFCQSESQWLDEYALFVVLKRKFNSRSWVEWPDAFKYRDKRALEDLLEKEAEAIRQVKVAQYLFDRQWQALRKRCQDHDITVIGDMPIYVSHDSADVWSHQELFDLDDRGCPRSVAGVPPDYFSKTGQRWGNPLYKWNLMKERGFKWWLSRFERNLKLFDALRIDHFRGFVAYWAVPAEEETAVNGKWMKACPYDFFDTVRRHFPNAVVIAEDLGLITDDVKAAMRHYGFPGMAVLLFAFGGDVAHNPFAPHNHKEGLLLYAGTHDNNTVRGWFEEEATGEAIRQLESYIGHQIVAERVHWDFVRMALSSVAKWAILSPQDLLGLGSEARMNFPGRSKGNWRWRLREEYLQSKVFYILRELSQLFGRTG; encoded by the coding sequence ATGGATAAAACTCCGAACGATTGCGTTGGACTTGACAGACGACGCAGCGGTTTGCTCCTGCACATATCATCGATTCCCTCAGTCTTCGGGGTTGGGGATTTTGGGCCTGAGGCTCATCGCTTCGTAGACCTATTAGCTGAAACAGGACAGAGCCTGTGGCAGGTATTACCTTTAAACCCCACCGATGGCGGTAGTGATCATTCTCCGTACAGCAGCATATCGGCCTTTGCAGGGAATGCATTCTTTATAAGTCCAGAACTTTTAGCAGAAGACGGACTATTGAAGGGCGAAGAACTGAAGCCCATAGGATACGGCTCCGATGTGGTGGATTACGACAAAGCAGCATATTTAAAGGGACCGCTCTTGGAAAAAGTGTGCCAACGCTTTAGCTGCGATCACGACTTCGAGAGTTTTTGTCAGTCCGAGTCTCAGTGGCTCGATGAGTATGCCCTTTTTGTGGTTTTGAAGAGAAAGTTCAACAGCAGGAGCTGGGTTGAGTGGCCCGATGCGTTTAAATATAGAGACAAAAGGGCCTTGGAAGACCTGCTTGAGAAAGAAGCGGAAGCCATACGGCAGGTCAAGGTGGCACAGTATTTATTCGACCGTCAATGGCAGGCGCTGCGCAAGCGGTGTCAGGACCACGACATAACGGTGATAGGCGATATGCCCATTTACGTCAGCCATGATAGCGCTGACGTGTGGTCTCATCAAGAGCTTTTCGACCTCGACGACAGAGGTTGCCCGCGCTCGGTTGCTGGTGTACCGCCGGATTACTTCAGCAAGACTGGCCAGCGATGGGGAAACCCACTCTATAAATGGAATCTTATGAAGGAGCGTGGATTTAAGTGGTGGCTTTCGCGCTTCGAGCGCAACCTCAAGCTTTTCGATGCCTTGAGAATTGATCACTTTCGCGGTTTTGTAGCTTATTGGGCAGTGCCAGCCGAAGAGGAGACGGCGGTAAATGGGAAGTGGATGAAGGCTTGTCCCTATGACTTTTTTGACACTGTGAGAAGGCATTTCCCCAACGCCGTAGTGATCGCTGAAGATCTCGGCCTGATCACGGATGACGTTAAGGCGGCCATGAGGCATTATGGGTTTCCTGGCATGGCGGTATTGTTGTTTGCCTTCGGCGGAGATGTGGCTCATAATCCTTTTGCGCCGCACAACCATAAAGAAGGGCTATTGCTTTACGCCGGAACGCACGATAACAATACGGTGCGCGGATGGTTTGAGGAGGAAGCCACCGGCGAGGCAATACGCCAATTGGAATCTTATATAGGTCATCAGATCGTTGCGGAGCGCGTGCATTGGGATTTTGTTAGAATGGCTTTATCCTCTGTAGCCAAGTGGGCGATTCTTTCCCCTCAAGACTTGCTTGGGCTTGGATCTGAGGCAAGGATGAATTTCCCAGGCAGGTCAAAAGGGAACTGGAGATGGCGATTGAGGGAGGAATATTTGCAATCTAAGGTTTTTTACATTTTAAGAGAATTGTCCCAGCTCTTTGGGCGAACAGGGTAA
- a CDS encoding ATP-binding protein, giving the protein MNENAFDPAAWARLEGPSPMPGVEERTEDRFPAWWDDMASAQIGVVGSPNSTERMSADILMDKTKESLVGEWIAIPFVQDGVDTLTVGQIMSVEMRNDLLEGTTARSVVSRLGKVPASASEDLYRAEIQVTATFARSPKEHGRVVLPSMMGTVPPSGTPVCLVDNTFIERLFAEQTDDLFFLGTAYSGAKGRRILLPTWVRHFRSGEGGAGDTYHMGIFGKTGSGKSVLAKLLLLGFARHPETSVFILDPQGEFSRDAWNLPSSDEGFRLKWGEVVEKGFGKRLVLVPLRNLVLDSWDLFKDVIGQAVLFQWLGYPRGEKRALAAELLSISLQKAGFTLNRLASREAFDEVGKAVCDENFVKRIYVSDSATAKLQQAVGYWEVPSIKEDLWRAWSSMASLFDDKRPGTVSVSTLVEEAVTSGKVVVVNLSREGLEAGTSIAAGSRNILWNEEIQGMLILRLLSSLRERGEIAYLKRERLNTMVVLDEAHRFIPRGTLDGQKEAIRDLLVEASRETRKYGIGWLLVSQTLASLHPEVVSQLRVLLVGYGLNSGSELQALRELSGGDQRAISIYQRFPDPHAALEPSSREYNFMLLGPISPLAFSGQPLFLSAFADPHSFLFANGLGGRSGESA; this is encoded by the coding sequence ATGAATGAAAATGCCTTTGATCCAGCTGCGTGGGCCCGCCTTGAAGGACCTTCGCCCATGCCGGGAGTGGAAGAGAGAACAGAAGATAGGTTCCCTGCTTGGTGGGACGATATGGCATCGGCTCAGATAGGGGTGGTGGGCTCTCCTAACTCGACGGAACGGATGAGTGCAGACATCTTGATGGATAAGACAAAAGAATCTCTCGTCGGAGAATGGATTGCGATCCCCTTTGTGCAAGATGGCGTCGATACGCTGACCGTGGGTCAGATTATGTCGGTGGAGATGCGAAACGACCTGCTCGAGGGAACCACGGCGCGCTCGGTCGTGTCGCGCCTCGGCAAAGTACCTGCCTCAGCCTCTGAGGATCTCTACAGGGCAGAAATCCAAGTCACGGCCACGTTTGCCAGGTCTCCTAAGGAACACGGCAGAGTGGTGCTTCCGTCGATGATGGGCACAGTTCCTCCTTCGGGAACTCCAGTCTGTTTGGTCGATAATACCTTCATAGAACGGCTCTTCGCTGAGCAGACCGATGACCTCTTCTTCCTCGGCACAGCCTACAGCGGCGCTAAGGGAAGGCGAATACTCCTTCCCACGTGGGTGCGCCACTTTCGCTCAGGTGAGGGCGGGGCTGGAGATACGTATCACATGGGTATATTCGGGAAGACCGGCTCGGGCAAGTCGGTCCTGGCCAAGTTGCTCCTGCTCGGCTTTGCCCGCCATCCTGAGACATCCGTCTTCATCTTGGATCCTCAGGGGGAGTTCTCTCGCGATGCCTGGAATTTGCCTTCCAGCGATGAGGGCTTTCGTCTGAAATGGGGTGAAGTGGTAGAGAAAGGCTTCGGAAAGAGATTGGTCTTGGTTCCCCTGCGGAACCTGGTCTTGGACAGTTGGGATCTCTTCAAAGACGTGATCGGCCAGGCTGTCCTCTTTCAATGGCTCGGATATCCGCGCGGGGAGAAACGCGCGTTAGCTGCCGAGTTGCTGAGCATTTCATTACAAAAGGCAGGTTTTACTTTAAACAGGTTAGCGAGCCGAGAGGCCTTCGACGAGGTCGGCAAGGCCGTGTGCGATGAGAATTTTGTGAAGCGCATCTACGTGTCCGACTCGGCTACCGCTAAGTTGCAGCAGGCTGTGGGGTACTGGGAAGTGCCATCTATAAAGGAAGACCTGTGGAGGGCGTGGAGCTCTATGGCCTCTCTCTTCGATGACAAGAGACCTGGCACCGTGAGCGTCTCGACCTTGGTCGAAGAGGCGGTAACCAGTGGCAAAGTGGTGGTTGTAAACCTGTCGAGGGAAGGGCTTGAGGCCGGTACATCCATCGCCGCCGGAAGCCGCAATATATTGTGGAACGAAGAGATCCAAGGCATGCTCATATTGCGCCTGTTGTCGTCGCTCAGAGAGCGCGGAGAGATTGCCTACTTGAAAAGAGAGCGGCTGAATACGATGGTAGTTCTCGACGAGGCCCATCGTTTCATACCGAGAGGGACGCTCGACGGGCAGAAGGAAGCGATACGCGATCTTTTGGTGGAGGCAAGCCGCGAGACGCGCAAATACGGTATAGGGTGGCTTTTGGTGAGCCAAACGCTCGCGAGCCTTCATCCAGAGGTCGTTTCTCAACTCAGAGTGCTCTTGGTCGGCTACGGCCTGAACAGCGGCAGCGAGCTTCAAGCTCTGAGGGAGTTATCTGGGGGTGATCAGCGCGCCATATCCATCTACCAGCGTTTTCCAGATCCGCACGCTGCGCTTGAACCTTCATCCAGAGAATACAACTTTATGCTTTTGGGCCCCATTTCGCCTTTGGCCTTCTCGGGTCAGCCCCTTTTCTTGTCCGCCTTTGCAGATCCGCACTCCTTCCTCTTCGCAAATGGCCTTGGGGGTAGGTCGGGTGAATCTGCTTAA